A region of Procambarus clarkii isolate CNS0578487 chromosome 48, FALCON_Pclarkii_2.0, whole genome shotgun sequence DNA encodes the following proteins:
- the LOC138351164 gene encoding neuroblast differentiation-associated protein AHNAK-like, with product MMERSDLYEVNNFFQQEDLEIIALVKPVFTTIEYLKDRSPNPTRSSQLSKQREHGTSRSVYGDICAPSQSLTYERNGQNRAHRSSPPNTKLGQDESSWRYKRPEVRYKRPEVRYNRPEVRYKRPEVRYKRPEVRYKRPEVRYKRPEVRYKRPEVRYKRPEVRYKRPEVRYKRPEVRYKRPEVRYNRPEVRYNRPEVRYKKPEVGYKRPEVRYKRPEVRYKRPEVRYNRPEVRYNRPEVRYKRPEVRYKRPEVRYKRPEVRYNRPEVRYKRPEVRYKRPEVRYKRPEVRYNRPEVRYKRPEVRYKRPEVRYKRPEVRYKRPEVRYKRPEVRYKRPEVRYKRPEVRYRRPEVRYKRPEVRYKRPEVRYKRPEVRYKRPEVRYKRPEVRYKRPEVRYKRPEVRYKRPEVRYKRPEVRYKRPEVRYKRPEVRYKRPEVRYKRPEVRYKRPEVRYKRPEVRYKRPEVRYKRPEVRYKRPEVRYKRPEVRYKRPEVRYKRPEVRYKRPEVRYKRPEVRYKRPEVRYKRPEVRYKRPEVRYKRPEVRYKRPEVRYKRPEVRYNRPEVRYKRPELRYKRPEVRYKRPEVR from the exons ATGATGGAAAGATCTGACCTCTACGAGGTTAACAATTTTTTCCAACAGGAGGACTTAGAAATTATAGCCCTGGTAAAACCAGTTTTTACAACTATAGAATATCTTAAAGACAG GTCTCCCAATCCTACCAGGTCTAGCCAGCTGTCTAAACAGAGGGAACATGGAACAAGCCGGAGCGTCTATGGCGACATATGCGCTCCTTCTCAAAGTCTCACATACGAgagaaatggtcaaaatcgagctCATCGTAGCTCGCCTCCTAATACGAAGTTGGGACAAG atgaatccAGCTGGCGGTACAAGAGGCCAGAAGTGAGGTACAAGAGGCCAGAAGTGCGGTACAATAGGCCAGAAGTGAGGTACAAGAGGCCAGAAGTGAGGTACAAGAGGCCAGAAGTGCGGTACAAGAGGCCAGAAGTGCGGTACAAGAGGCCAGAAGTGAGGTACAAGAGGCCAGAAGTGAGGTACAAGAGGCCAGAAGTGAGGTACAAGAGGCCAGAAGTGCGGTACAAGAGGCCAGAAGTGCGGTACAAGAGGCCAGAAGTGCGGTACAATAGGCCAGAAGTGCGGTACAATAGGCCAGAAGTGCGGTACAAGAAGCCAGAAGTGGGGTACAAGAGGCCAGAAGTGCGGTACAAGAGGCCAGAAGTGCGATACAAGAGGCCAGAAGTGCGGTACAATAGGCCAGAAGTGCGGTACAATAGGCCAGAAGTGCGGTACAAGAGGCCAGAAGTGCGGTACAAGAGGCCAGAAGTGAGGTACAAGAGGCCAGAAGTGCGGTACAATAGGCCAGAAGTGAGGTACAAGAGGCCAGAAGTGAGGTACAAGAGGCCAGAAGTGCGGTACAAGAGGCCAGAAGTGCGGTACAATAGGCCAGAAGTGCGGTACAAGAGGCCAGAAGTGAGGTACAAGAGGCCAGAAGTGCGGTACAAGAGGCCAGAAGTGAGGTACAAGAGGCCAGAAGTGCGGTACAAGAGGCCAGAAGTGCGGTACAAGAGGCCAGAAGTGAGGTACAAGAGGCCAGAAGTGCGGTACAGGAGGCCAGAAGTGCGGTACAAGAGGCCAGAAGTGAGGTACAAGAGGCCAGAAGTGAGGTACAAGAGGCCTGAAGTGCGGTACAAGAGGCCAGAAGTGCGGTACAAGAGGCCAGAAGTGAGGTACAAGAGGCCAGAAGTGAGGTACAAGAGGCCAGAAGTGCGGTACAAGAGGCCAGAAGTGAGGTACAAGAGGCCAGAAGTGCGGTACAAGAGGCCAGAAGTGAGGTACAAGAGGCCAGAAGTGAGGTACAAGAGGCCTGAAGTGCGGTACAAGAGGCCAGAAGTGCGGTACAAGAGGCCAGAAGTGAGGTACAAGAGGCCAGAAGTGAGGTACAAGAGGCCAGAAGTGCGGTACAAGAGGCCAGAAGTGAGGTACAAGAGGCCAGAAGTGCGGTACAAGAGGCCAGAAGTGCGGTACAAGAGGCCAGAAGTGAGGTACAAGAGGCCAGAAGTGCGGTACAAGAGGCCAGAAGTGAGGTACAAGAGGCCAGAAGTGCGGTACAAGAGGCCAGAAGTGCGGTACAAGAGGCCAGAAGTGAGGTACAAGAGGCCAGAAGTGCGGTACAAGAGGCCAGAAGTGCGGTACAAGAGGCCAGAAGTGAGGTACAAGAGGCCAGAAGTGCGGTACAATAGGCCAGAAGTGCGGTACAAGAGGCCAGAATTGCGGTACAAAAGGCCAGAAGTGCGGTACAAGAGGCCAGAAGTGCGGTAG
- the LOC123764875 gene encoding mucin-22-like, which produces MVVDRALFSGGDHTVTYSGGDHTVTYSGGDHTVTYSGSDHAVTYSGSDHTVTYSGSDHTVTYSGGDHTVTYSGSDHTVTYSGGDHTVTNSGSDHTVTFSGSDHTVTYSGSDHTVTYSGGDHTVTYSGGDHTVTYSGSDHTVTYSGGDHTVTYSGSDHTVTYSGSDHTVTYSGSDHTVTYSGSDHTVTYSGSDHTVTYSGGDHTVTYSGGDHTVTYSGGDHTVTYSGSDHTVTYSGSDHTVTYSVLYRRCLCRLF; this is translated from the exons tggTGGCGaccacactgtgacctacagtggTGGCGACCATACTGTGACCTACAGTGGTGGCGaccacactgtgacctacagtggTAGCGACCACGCTGTGACCTACAGTGGTAGCGaccacactgtgacctacagtggTAGCGaccacactgtgacctacagtggCGGCGaccacactgtgacctacagtggTAGCGaccacactgtgacctacagtggTGGCGACCACACTGTGACCAACAGTGGTAGCGACCACACTGTGACCTTCAGTGGTAGCGaccacactgtgacctacagtggTAGCGaccacactgtgacctacagtggTGGCGaccacactgtgacctacagtggCGGCGaccacactgtgacctacagtggTAGCGaccacactgtgacctacagtggTGGCGaccacactgtgacctacagtggTAGCGaccacactgtgacctacagtggTAGCGaccacactgtgacctacagtggTAGCGaccacactgtgacctacagtggTAGCGaccacactgtgacctacagtggTAGCGaccacactgtgacctacagtggCGGCGaccacactgtgacctacagtggCGGCGaccacactgtgacctacagtggCGGCGaccacactgtgacctacagtggTAGCGaccacactgtgacctacagtggTAGCGaccacactgtgacctacagtg TTTTGTACCGTCGCTGTTTGTGTCGGTTATTTTGA